One region of Aphelocoma coerulescens isolate FSJ_1873_10779 chromosome 12, UR_Acoe_1.0, whole genome shotgun sequence genomic DNA includes:
- the MBD4 gene encoding methyl-CpG-binding domain protein 4 isoform X1, giving the protein MAAPGADSGPGDGSRSAAAERPGPSPRSREHGPAGPSAVPRGWQRVSSRRRAGRTAGRIDVCFISPEGKKLRSKRALVEYLQKTGETTLKAADFDFTAPRGSTRSGLRGCGMGAVRTDLEKEDCQSKVQELHAQNGAEVGIQNIQAGNGHLGDVTSTVESTDLVMEGTNPEGGLKTKRKGVDGKSVQTRKPGKGSERKNQGDPKSKRQRRLSNTRETECVQNKRVRRQTDTRGADSQGVGAGKALSAMSRARLRSVAGSQRELGHLPKEGPRSSDTRAATSEEKSYGLETGKVPDPGDLEESVPHTQVERRKTSPYFSSKYSKEAPSAPRRKALRKWTPPRSPFNLIQETLFHDPWKLLIATIFLNKTSGKMAIPVLWEFLKKYPSPEVARAADWKEMSELLKPLGLYELRAKTIIRFSGEYLSKAWRYPIELHGIGKYGNDSYRIFCVNEWKEVQPQDHKLNVYHTWLWENREKLSID; this is encoded by the exons ATGGCGGCGCCGGGAGCGGACAGCGG ccccgggGACGGCAGTCGAAGCGCGGCGGCGGAACGGCCCGGCCCCAGCCCTCGGAGCAGGGAGCACGGCCCGGCGGGGCCCAGCGCCGTCCCCCGCGGCTGGCAGCGGGTGAGCAGCCGCAGGCGGGCGGGCAGGACGGCCGGGAGGATCGACGTGTGTTTCATAAG CCCTGAAGGGAAGAAGCTGAGATCAAAACGAGCACTTGTGGAGTATTTACAGAAAACTGGGGAGACAACATTGAAAGCAGCAGATTTTGATTTCACAGCTCCTCGAGGGAGCACACGCTCAGGGTTGAGAGGATGTGGCATGGGAGCTGTGAGGACTGACCTGGAAAAGGAGGATTGTCAGAGCAAAGTGCAGGAGCTCCATGCACAGAATGGTGCTGAGGTTGGAATTCAGAACATCCAGGCTGGAAATGGACACCTGGGAGATGTTACATCTACTGTGGAAAGCACAGATTTAGTAATGGAAGGCACAAACCCGGAGGGGGGTTTGAAAACCAAAAGAAAGGGGGTAGATGGGAAAAGTGTCCAAACTAGGAAACCTGGGAAGGGCTCAGAAAGGAAGAACCAAGGTGACCCCAAGAGCAAGAGGCAGAGAAGACTCTCTAACACACGGGAGACCGAGTGTGTTCAGAACAAGAGGGTCcggagacagacagacacacgtGGAGCTGACAGCCAGGGTGTGGGTGCAGGGAAAGCTCtgtcagcaatgtccagggcacGGCTGAGGTCAGTGGCTGGCTCACAGAGGGAGCTGGGTCACCTGCCAAAGGAGGGGCCACGCTCCAGTGACACACGTGCTGCGACATCTGAAGAGAAATCCTATGGACTGGAGACAGGGAAGGTGCCAGATCCGGGGGATCTAG AAGAGTCTGTCCCACACACACAAgtggagagaaggaaaacaagtcCATATTTTTCCAGTAAATACAGCAAAGAAG CCCccagcgcacccagaaggaagGCCCTCAGAAAATGGACTCCTCCACGTTCTCCTTTCAATCTTATCCAAGAAACACTCTTCCATGATCCATGGAAGCTTCTCATTGCCACCATATTTCTCAATAAAACTTCAG GGAAAATGGCCATTCCAGTGCTCTGGGAGTTCCTGAAGAAGTATCCTTCTCCCGAGGTAGCCAGGGCTGCAGACTGGAAAGAGATGTCAGAGCTGCTCAAACCTCTCGGCCTCTATGAACTCAGAGCCAAAACCATCATCAGGTTCTCAG GTGAGTACCTGAGCAAGGCCTGGCGGTACCCGATCGAGCTGCACGGCATTGGCAAGTACGGGAATGACTCCTACAGAATCTTCTGTGTCAACGAATGGAAGGAG GTGCAGCCACAGGACCACAAGCTGAACGTGTACCACACATGGCTGTGGGAGAACCGGGAGAAGCTGAGCATCGACTGA
- the MBD4 gene encoding methyl-CpG-binding domain protein 4 isoform X2, with protein MAAPGADSGPGDGSRSAAAERPGPSPRSREHGPAGPSAVPRGWQRVSSRRRAGRTAGRIDVCFISPEGKKLRSKRALVEYLQKTGETTLKAADFDFTAPRGSTRSGLRGCGMGAVRTDLEKEDCQSKVQELHAQNGAEVGIQNIQAGNGHLGDVTSTVESTDLVMEGTNPEGGLKTKRKGVDGKSVQTRKPGKGSERKNQGDPKSKRQRRLSNTRETECVQNKRVRRQTDTRGADSQGVGAGKALSAMSRARLRSVAGSQRELGHLPKEGPRSSDTRAATSEEKSYGLETGKVPDPGDLGKQNVKSDTEVDAEPWDRTRFTAVRMSPEESVPHTQVERRKTSPYFSSKYSKEAPSAPRRKALRKWTPPRSPFNLIQETLFHDPWKLLIATIFLNKTSGKMAIPVLWEFLKKYPSPEVARAADWKEMSELLKPLGLYELRAKTIIRFSGEYLSKAWRYPIELHGIGKYGNDSYRIFCVNEWKEVQPQDHKLNVYHTWLWENREKLSID; from the exons ATGGCGGCGCCGGGAGCGGACAGCGG ccccgggGACGGCAGTCGAAGCGCGGCGGCGGAACGGCCCGGCCCCAGCCCTCGGAGCAGGGAGCACGGCCCGGCGGGGCCCAGCGCCGTCCCCCGCGGCTGGCAGCGGGTGAGCAGCCGCAGGCGGGCGGGCAGGACGGCCGGGAGGATCGACGTGTGTTTCATAAG CCCTGAAGGGAAGAAGCTGAGATCAAAACGAGCACTTGTGGAGTATTTACAGAAAACTGGGGAGACAACATTGAAAGCAGCAGATTTTGATTTCACAGCTCCTCGAGGGAGCACACGCTCAGGGTTGAGAGGATGTGGCATGGGAGCTGTGAGGACTGACCTGGAAAAGGAGGATTGTCAGAGCAAAGTGCAGGAGCTCCATGCACAGAATGGTGCTGAGGTTGGAATTCAGAACATCCAGGCTGGAAATGGACACCTGGGAGATGTTACATCTACTGTGGAAAGCACAGATTTAGTAATGGAAGGCACAAACCCGGAGGGGGGTTTGAAAACCAAAAGAAAGGGGGTAGATGGGAAAAGTGTCCAAACTAGGAAACCTGGGAAGGGCTCAGAAAGGAAGAACCAAGGTGACCCCAAGAGCAAGAGGCAGAGAAGACTCTCTAACACACGGGAGACCGAGTGTGTTCAGAACAAGAGGGTCcggagacagacagacacacgtGGAGCTGACAGCCAGGGTGTGGGTGCAGGGAAAGCTCtgtcagcaatgtccagggcacGGCTGAGGTCAGTGGCTGGCTCACAGAGGGAGCTGGGTCACCTGCCAAAGGAGGGGCCACGCTCCAGTGACACACGTGCTGCGACATCTGAAGAGAAATCCTATGGACTGGAGACAGGGAAGGTGCCAGATCCGGGGGATCTAGGTAAGCAGAATGTTAAATCTGACACTGAGGTGGATGCTGAGCCATGGGACAGGACGAGATTCACAGCAGTCAGAATGTCACCAG AAGAGTCTGTCCCACACACACAAgtggagagaaggaaaacaagtcCATATTTTTCCAGTAAATACAGCAAAGAAG CCCccagcgcacccagaaggaagGCCCTCAGAAAATGGACTCCTCCACGTTCTCCTTTCAATCTTATCCAAGAAACACTCTTCCATGATCCATGGAAGCTTCTCATTGCCACCATATTTCTCAATAAAACTTCAG GGAAAATGGCCATTCCAGTGCTCTGGGAGTTCCTGAAGAAGTATCCTTCTCCCGAGGTAGCCAGGGCTGCAGACTGGAAAGAGATGTCAGAGCTGCTCAAACCTCTCGGCCTCTATGAACTCAGAGCCAAAACCATCATCAGGTTCTCAG GTGAGTACCTGAGCAAGGCCTGGCGGTACCCGATCGAGCTGCACGGCATTGGCAAGTACGGGAATGACTCCTACAGAATCTTCTGTGTCAACGAATGGAAGGAG GTGCAGCCACAGGACCACAAGCTGAACGTGTACCACACATGGCTGTGGGAGAACCGGGAGAAGCTGAGCATCGACTGA